A region of the Acidimicrobiales bacterium genome:
GATCGGAGTACGACGCGCATCTAGACCCCGCTCTCCTCGAACTCCGGAGACTCCTGCTCCTCGTCGATGTCCTCGGCGCCGTCCTCGTCCAACTCGGACTCGGTGCCGTTGTCTTCGGCCTCGATCTGATCGCCGAGCTCACTGAGATCCTCCCTGCGCCCGGCGCGCGAGGGTCGTCCAGGCCCACGCTCGTTGACCGTCCGCTGCGTGTACGGCAGGAGGGCGAGCTCCCGAGCCGTCTTTATCGCCACCTGCACCTCCCGCTGGTGTTGGGCGCAGTTCCCGGTGACGCGACGGGCTCGGATCTTGCCTCGATCACTCATGAAGCGGCGGAGCAGGTTGACGTCTTTGTAATCAACCCACTCCGCATGCTCCTTGCAGAAGATGCAGACCTTCTTCTTGCCGCGGGGCCTGCTGTCCTTGAGGGTCCTCTTTGTCCCACGGTCTCTGTCGTTGTTACGAGCCATAGGGCTAGAAGGGCTCCTCTTCGTAGTGGTACTCCCCGTGGGCTTCGTTCGGCGCGGGCCGGCTGCCGCCGCCACTGTAGGAAGAGCTGCTGTTGGAGTTACCCTCCGGGCTGCGGCGCTCGTTCTTGCTGATGGTGGCTGTGGCCCAACGCAGGCTCGGTGCGACCTCGTCCGCGGTGATCTCGATCTTGGAACGACGCTCCCGTTCCGACGTCTCCCAGCTGCGCTGATCCAGGCGCCCGGATACCAGGATCCGGGTTCCCTTCGAGAGCGACTGGGCGGCGTTCTCCGCCAGCTGGCCCCAGCAGACGACGTCGAAGAAAGATGTGGCCTCTTCCCACTCTTGGTTCTGCCGGTTCTGCCAGCGGCGGTTGACGGCGACGCCGAAGGTCGCGGTCGCCTGACCGGAAGGGGTGAACCGCAATTCGGGGTCGCGGGTGAGGTTTCCGACGATGCTTACGTGGTTTCCGTTCGACATGGTTAGTTCGCTCCGTTCGCGTTTGCTTCCGCCGGTGCGCCGTTGCCGGAGGGCCCCGTCGGTCTCGAAAGGGCCTTTCCGACCGCCTTCTCAGGCAGGCGGATCACTTTGTGGCGGATGACTTCGTCTGCGAGGGTGAGCACCCGTTCAACGCTTTCGACCGCGCCCGGCTCAGCAGTGGCTTCCAACAGCACGTAGTAACCCTCGGTGCGGTGATGGACCTCATAGGCGAAGCGGCGCTTCCCCCATCGGTCCACCTTGTCGACGGTTCCACCCGCGCCGGTGATTGCCTGCGTGGCTCGGTCAACGATGGTCCGGATGTCGTCCTCTTCCAGCCCAGCGTCGAGGATGACCATGACTTCGTAATGCCGCATTGCGGCTAACCACCTCCCTATGGACCCGGCCTTGGCTCGGGGCTCCGGGCGATCCGGAGCAGGGTCTCGTTTTGAAGACAGGTCATGGTACTCGACCTCGGCGATACTGGCCCGGCGGCGAGGAGGGGCGCGACTCCGGCAGAACACACTTTGCCGGCTTCGGCCCGGTTCCCCCTTGGGCGATAGGCGCATCGTGGCACGCCGGTGTGACAATAACCGCCATGCAGCTCGACCGGCAGTGGTTTGAGAGCCCGCCGGCGTGGGTTGTCCGCCGCTTGACTCAGACCGCTTGGGTCATCGCCGCTCTCGGCGTGTTCGCTTTTCTCATCGTGGGTGCGAACCGCCCCGCCAATCCGTATCTCGTACCGGTGACCGGCCGGGTTACCGACAAACACTTCTCGGGGTTCGGCGCGACCTTCGTCACGATCACCGCCGGCACCGGTCTCCGTGCATCGCACCGTCCTGTGTGCGCCCTTCTGGCGACTACGACCGCACAGCAGGATCGGGGCCTAATGAACCAAACGTCGTTGCACGGCTGGCCGGGAATGGTTTTCGAGTTCCCGGCTCCGACGCAGGTGCGCTTCTACATGAAGGACACGCTCATCCCTCTTTCAATCGCGTGGTTCGCGGCGGACGGAGGCTACGTGTCCTCCACGAACATGAACCCGTGCCCGGCGACGGTTACGCCCTGCCCGACGTTCGGTGCGTCCGCTACCTACCAAACGGCGATCGAGGTTCCGAAGGGCGGCCTGGCTGCGTTAGGCATCGGACCAGGTTCTTCCATCCAGCTGGGCGGTCCCTGCTCGGGCTGACGGTTTTGGGAGTGGATCTTGCGTTCGGGCATAGAAACGAGCCGGATCGTGGCGAATTCCACTCCCAAACGCAGACGCTCGTCCCCAGATGGAGTGATCTCGCCTTAGCTCAGTAGAGAGAAATCGCCGGCGCCAGCTCCGCGGCCATGTCGGTGTTGAGGTGGTAGGTCTCGTCCTCGCCGGGAAAACGACCCGAGCGCACATCCGCCGCCCACGCCTCCAGCCCCGCCACCGCGTCGGCCTTCAGGGCCGCGTACCGGCGAACGAACTTGGGTGCCGGCCGATCGTCGAAGCCGAGGACGTCATGGAAAACGAGCACCTGCCCGTCGCAGTGCACCCCCGCCCCGATGCCGATCGTCGGTACTGCCACCGACTCGGTGACGAGCTGCGCCACCACGTCGGGGATTCCCTCGAGCACGATCGAGAAGCAGCCGGCCGCCTCCA
Encoded here:
- the ssb gene encoding single-stranded DNA-binding protein, which produces MSNGNHVSIVGNLTRDPELRFTPSGQATATFGVAVNRRWQNRQNQEWEEATSFFDVVCWGQLAENAAQSLSKGTRILVSGRLDQRSWETSERERRSKIEITADEVAPSLRWATATISKNERRSPEGNSNSSSSYSGGGSRPAPNEAHGEYHYEEEPF
- the rpsF gene encoding 30S ribosomal protein S6, with translation MRHYEVMVILDAGLEEDDIRTIVDRATQAITGAGGTVDKVDRWGKRRFAYEVHHRTEGYYVLLEATAEPGAVESVERVLTLADEVIRHKVIRLPEKAVGKALSRPTGPSGNGAPAEANANGAN
- a CDS encoding DUF192 domain-containing protein translates to MQLDRQWFESPPAWVVRRLTQTAWVIAALGVFAFLIVGANRPANPYLVPVTGRVTDKHFSGFGATFVTITAGTGLRASHRPVCALLATTTAQQDRGLMNQTSLHGWPGMVFEFPAPTQVRFYMKDTLIPLSIAWFAADGGYVSSTNMNPCPATVTPCPTFGASATYQTAIEVPKGGLAALGIGPGSSIQLGGPCSG